A single region of the Chionomys nivalis chromosome 23, mChiNiv1.1, whole genome shotgun sequence genome encodes:
- the Tmc3 gene encoding transmembrane channel-like protein 3 isoform X2, producing the protein MKTSKASQRYRSIRRNASQCYLYQDSLLLGNSDDSFNADETGDSNDPEQIFQNIQFQKDLMANIRCRPWTMGQKLRALRRAKEIVLKFEGRLTRTRGYQAAGAELWRKFARLACNFVVIFIPWEMRIKKIESHFGSGVASYFIFLRWLFGINIVLTVMTGAFVVIPELIAGQPFGSTASKTIPQEQVMSAQDLDTVWSLGGYLQYSVLFYGYYGRERRIGRAGYRLPLAYFLVGMAVFAYSFIILLKKMAKNSRTSLASASNENYTFCWRVFCAWDYLIGNPEAAESKTAAIVNSIREAILEEQEKKKHKNMAVTVCLRIIANILVLLSLAGSIYLIYFVVDRSQKLEQSKKELTLWEKNEVSVVVSLVTMIAPSAFDLIAALEMYHPRTTLRFQLARVLVLYLGNLYSLIIALLDKVNSMNIEEAATKNITSHWADPSTFYATRTVPEEAQWPTPGEGVELRRNASTWVLEETSILTTIMPHTKANKTVPYVQSPQGQCWETYVGQEMLKLSVIDMLFTVASILLIDFFRGLFVRYLSDYWCWDLESKFPEYGEFKIAENVLHLVYNQGMIWMGAFFSPCLPAFNVLKLIGLMYLRSWAVLTCNVPHQQVFRASRSNNFYLAMLLFMLFLCMLPTIFAIVHYKPSLNCGPFSGQEKIYDIVSETIENDFPAWFHIVVGHISSPVVILPAVLLLFMLIYYLQSIARSLKLSSQQLRMQIQNARSEDKKKVAQMVEARIQTHEESTKRLLKEGDLISQLSSAYLAMPQNNGTMVNFDSLSSKSLRMETVTRSLPQSPGQGSRGPCSPLPGGSRSKPEQDSSRYPHGPCASTGNLHKNRSYTSVIQTQPLKDVRSEPLSRKDFQPIRPRFCGPGVSALMTHGHRPRTPRYYVVNERDCHRKTHPTFWPERHFKIDALGDIVELHPRNVQQYMSWAPHQPCSPQLSEEEEEMLRADLVQWSIPHGSLTDLPQASRFYTGDRPESGARDPEYQRRMYYRYGDTSFEGQLEGPTLVHKKPRLRNVHYPQHPLTPRVKAKFEPSLTESDSVSAASSSDQQNSNNDQYLQVMSSQSRFPRSASQLGRRKAKSRQALPTDLNDLICSNV; encoded by the exons TAACTCGGATGACAGCTTTAATGCTGATGAAACGGGGGACAGCAATGATCCGGAGCAAATCTTCCAGAATATACAGTTCCAGAAAGATCTCATGGCCAACATCCGTTGCAGACCCTGGACCATGGGACAGAAGCTACGGGCGCTGAG ACGAGCAAAAGAGATTGTGCTGAAGTTTGAAGGGAGGTTGACTAGGACGCGAGGCTACCAAGCAGCCGGGGCAGAG CTCTGGCGGAAATTCGCCCGTTTGGCCTGCAACTTTGTGGTCATCTTCATCCCCTGGGAAATGAGGATAAAGAAAATTGAGA GTCACTTCGGATCTGGTGTGGCCTCCTACTTCATCTTCCTGAGGTGGTTATTTGGAATTAACATAGTGCTCACAGTGATGACAGGTGCTTTCGTTGTCATTCCCGAG TTAATCGCAGGCCAGCCCTTTGGAAGCACAGCCAGCAAGACCATCCCCCAGGAGCAGGTCATGTCTGCACAGGATTTGGACACTGTCTGGTCCCTGGGG GGCTACCTTCAGTACTCCGTCCTGTTCTACGGGTACtatggaagagagaggaggatcgGGAGAGCCGGCTACCGCCTGCCCTTGGCATATTTCCTGGTGGGGATGGCAGTGTTTGCCTACAGCTTCATCATCCTCTTAAAAAA AATGGCTAAGAACTCACGCACAAGCCTGGCCAGTGCTTCCAATGAAAACTACACCTTCTGCTGGAGGGTATTTTGTGCCTGGGATTACCTCATTGGGAACCCAGAGGCTGCAGAGAGCAAAACAGCCGCCATTGTGAACAGCATTAGG GAGGCCATATtggaagaacaagaaaagaaaaaacacaaaaacat GGCAGTGACTGTCTGCCTGAGGATCATTGCCAACATCCTGGTGCTCCTCTCGCTGGCTGGGAGCATCTATCTCATCTACTTTGTGGTGGACCGGTCCCAGAAGCTGGAACAGTCGAAGAAGGAGCTGACACTTTGGGAAAAGAACGAG GTGAGTGTGGTGGTCTCCCTTGTCACCATGATAGCACCATCTGCCTTTGACCTTATTGCTGCCTTGGAGATGTACCACCCCCGGACGACGCTGCGTTTCCAGTTAGCAAG GGTCCTGGTTCTGTATCTAGGCAATCTCTACAGCTTGATCATAGCCCTTCTGGACAAAGTGAACAGCATGAACATTGAG GAAGCGGCTACCAAAAACATCACAAGCCATTGGGCAGATCCTTCCACCTTTTATGCCACCAGAACGGTGCCTGAAGAAGCACAGTGGCCCACACCTGGGGAAGGAGTAGAGCTCAGAAGAAACGCCAGCACGTGGGTCTTGGAAGAGACAAGCATTCTGACTACCATCATGCCCCACACAAAGGCCAACAAGACGGTGCCCTACGTGCAGAGCCCCCAAGGACAGTGCTGGGAGACATACGTTGGCCAG GAGATGCTGAAGCTGTCGGTCATTGACATGCTCTTTACGGTGGCCAGCATCCTCCTCATAGACTTCTTCCGAGGACTTTTCGTGCGCTACCTAAGCGACTATTGGTGTTGGGACCTGGAAAGCAAGTTT CCTGAATATGGGGAATTCAAGATCGCGGAGAATGTGCTGCACCTAGTCTACAATCAAGGCATGATTTG GATGGGGGCCTTCTTCTCTCCGTGTCTACCAGCCTTCAATGTCCTCAAGCTCATCGGGCTGATGTACCTGAGGAGCTGGGCAGTGCTGACCTGCAATGTCCCCCACCAGCAAGTGTTTCGAGCCTCCAG ATCCAACAACTTCTACCTGGCCATGCTCCTGTTCATGCTCTTCCTCTGCATGCTGCCAACTATCTTTGCCATTGTCCACTACAAACCGTCTCTCAACTGTGGCCCCTTCAG TGGGCAAGAGAAGATCTATGACATCGTGTCAGAGACGATAGAGAATGACTTCCCTGCATGGTTTCACATTGTGGTGGGACACATCAGCAGCCCCGTGGTGATACTCCCGGCAGTACTGCTTCTATT CATGCTCATCTACTACCTTCAGAGCATCGCCAGGTCCCTGAAACTCAGCAGCCAGCAGCTCAGGATGCAGATCCAAAAC GCAAGATCTGAAGACAAGAAAAAAGTTGCCCAGATGGTAGAGG CTCGAATCCAGACTCATGAAGAAAGCACCAAGAGGCTTCTAAAGGAAGGTGACCTCATCAGCCAGCTGTCCTCAGCATACTTGGCAATGCCCCAAAACAATGGCACCATGGTCAACTTTGACTCTCTGAGTAGCAAGAGCCTCAGGATGGAGACGGTCACAAGGTCCCTGCCCCAGAGTCCTGGGCAAGGGTCCAGGGGCCCCTGCTCTCCTCTTCCAGGTGGATCCAGATCAAAGCCAGAGCAGGACTCCAGCAG GTACCCACATGGGCCATGTGCCAGCACAGGCAACCTCCACAAGAACAGATCCTACACATCCGTGATACAGACACAGCCCCTCAAGGATGTCCGTTCAGAGCCTCTTTCCCGGAAAGACTTTCAGCCAATCAGACCTCGTTTCTGTGGGCCTGGAGTCTCTGCCTTGATGACACATGGCCACAGACCCCGTACTCCCAGATACTATGTTGTAAATGAACGTGACTGTCACAGAAAgacccacccaactttctggccAGAAAGGCATTTCAAGATAGATGCCTTAGGTGACATTGTGGAGCTGCACCCCAGGAACGTGCAGCAGTACATGTCCTGGGCCCCCCACCAGCCTTGCTCACCACAGCTgagtgaagaagaggaggagatgcTGAGGGCAGATTTGGTCCAATGGTCGATCCCCCACGGCTCCCTGACAGACCTTCCTCAGGCTTCTCGTTTTTACACTGGCGACAGACCAGAAAGTGGGGCCAGAGACCCCGAGTACCAGCGAAGGATGTACTACCGATATGGGGATACTAGTTTTGAGGGGCAGCTTGAGGGGCCCACACTTGTACACAAAAAGCCACGACTCAGGAATGTCCATTACCCACAGCATCCTCTGACGCCCAGAGTCAAAGCCAAGTTCGAACCATCCTTAACAGAATCTGATTCCGTGTCAGCGGCATCCAGCAGTGACCAGCAGAACAGCAACAATGACCAGTACCTGCAGGTCATGTCCAGCCAAAGCAGATTCCCAAGGTCTGCCAGCCAGCTGGGCAGGAGGAAGGCCAAGTCCAGGCAGGCACTGCCCACGGATCTAAATGACCTAATTTGTTCGAATGTCTAG
- the Tmc3 gene encoding transmembrane channel-like protein 3 isoform X1, translated as MKTSKASQRYRSIRRNASQCYLYQDSLLLGNSDDSFNADETGDSNDPEQIFQNIQFQKDLMANIRCRPWTMGQKLRALRRAKEIVLKFEGRLTRTRGYQAAGAELWRKFARLACNFVVIFIPWEMRIKKIESHFGSGVASYFIFLRWLFGINIVLTVMTGAFVVIPELIAGQPFGSTASKTIPQEQVMSAQDLDTVWSLGGYLQYSVLFYGYYGRERRIGRAGYRLPLAYFLVGMAVFAYSFIILLKKMAKNSRTSLASASNENYTFCWRVFCAWDYLIGNPEAAESKTAAIVNSIREAILEEQEKKKHKNMAVTVCLRIIANILVLLSLAGSIYLIYFVVDRSQKLEQSKKELTLWEKNEVSVVVSLVTMIAPSAFDLIAALEMYHPRTTLRFQLARVLVLYLGNLYSLIIALLDKVNSMNIEEAATKNITSHWADPSTFYATRTVPEEAQWPTPGEGVELRRNASTWVLEETSILTTIMPHTKANKTVPYVQSPQGQCWETYVGQEMLKLSVIDMLFTVASILLIDFFRGLFVRYLSDYWCWDLESKFPEYGEFKIAENVLHLVYNQGMIWMGAFFSPCLPAFNVLKLIGLMYLRSWAVLTCNVPHQQVFRASRSNNFYLAMLLFMLFLCMLPTIFAIVHYKPSLNCGPFSGQEKIYDIVSETIENDFPAWFHIVVGHISSPVVILPAVLLLFMLIYYLQSIARSLKLSSQQLRMQIQNARSEDKKKVAQMVEVLPSPSDAWQAGLAAEADSREKLQTRIQTHEESTKRLLKEGDLISQLSSAYLAMPQNNGTMVNFDSLSSKSLRMETVTRSLPQSPGQGSRGPCSPLPGGSRSKPEQDSSRYPHGPCASTGNLHKNRSYTSVIQTQPLKDVRSEPLSRKDFQPIRPRFCGPGVSALMTHGHRPRTPRYYVVNERDCHRKTHPTFWPERHFKIDALGDIVELHPRNVQQYMSWAPHQPCSPQLSEEEEEMLRADLVQWSIPHGSLTDLPQASRFYTGDRPESGARDPEYQRRMYYRYGDTSFEGQLEGPTLVHKKPRLRNVHYPQHPLTPRVKAKFEPSLTESDSVSAASSSDQQNSNNDQYLQVMSSQSRFPRSASQLGRRKAKSRQALPTDLNDLICSNV; from the exons TAACTCGGATGACAGCTTTAATGCTGATGAAACGGGGGACAGCAATGATCCGGAGCAAATCTTCCAGAATATACAGTTCCAGAAAGATCTCATGGCCAACATCCGTTGCAGACCCTGGACCATGGGACAGAAGCTACGGGCGCTGAG ACGAGCAAAAGAGATTGTGCTGAAGTTTGAAGGGAGGTTGACTAGGACGCGAGGCTACCAAGCAGCCGGGGCAGAG CTCTGGCGGAAATTCGCCCGTTTGGCCTGCAACTTTGTGGTCATCTTCATCCCCTGGGAAATGAGGATAAAGAAAATTGAGA GTCACTTCGGATCTGGTGTGGCCTCCTACTTCATCTTCCTGAGGTGGTTATTTGGAATTAACATAGTGCTCACAGTGATGACAGGTGCTTTCGTTGTCATTCCCGAG TTAATCGCAGGCCAGCCCTTTGGAAGCACAGCCAGCAAGACCATCCCCCAGGAGCAGGTCATGTCTGCACAGGATTTGGACACTGTCTGGTCCCTGGGG GGCTACCTTCAGTACTCCGTCCTGTTCTACGGGTACtatggaagagagaggaggatcgGGAGAGCCGGCTACCGCCTGCCCTTGGCATATTTCCTGGTGGGGATGGCAGTGTTTGCCTACAGCTTCATCATCCTCTTAAAAAA AATGGCTAAGAACTCACGCACAAGCCTGGCCAGTGCTTCCAATGAAAACTACACCTTCTGCTGGAGGGTATTTTGTGCCTGGGATTACCTCATTGGGAACCCAGAGGCTGCAGAGAGCAAAACAGCCGCCATTGTGAACAGCATTAGG GAGGCCATATtggaagaacaagaaaagaaaaaacacaaaaacat GGCAGTGACTGTCTGCCTGAGGATCATTGCCAACATCCTGGTGCTCCTCTCGCTGGCTGGGAGCATCTATCTCATCTACTTTGTGGTGGACCGGTCCCAGAAGCTGGAACAGTCGAAGAAGGAGCTGACACTTTGGGAAAAGAACGAG GTGAGTGTGGTGGTCTCCCTTGTCACCATGATAGCACCATCTGCCTTTGACCTTATTGCTGCCTTGGAGATGTACCACCCCCGGACGACGCTGCGTTTCCAGTTAGCAAG GGTCCTGGTTCTGTATCTAGGCAATCTCTACAGCTTGATCATAGCCCTTCTGGACAAAGTGAACAGCATGAACATTGAG GAAGCGGCTACCAAAAACATCACAAGCCATTGGGCAGATCCTTCCACCTTTTATGCCACCAGAACGGTGCCTGAAGAAGCACAGTGGCCCACACCTGGGGAAGGAGTAGAGCTCAGAAGAAACGCCAGCACGTGGGTCTTGGAAGAGACAAGCATTCTGACTACCATCATGCCCCACACAAAGGCCAACAAGACGGTGCCCTACGTGCAGAGCCCCCAAGGACAGTGCTGGGAGACATACGTTGGCCAG GAGATGCTGAAGCTGTCGGTCATTGACATGCTCTTTACGGTGGCCAGCATCCTCCTCATAGACTTCTTCCGAGGACTTTTCGTGCGCTACCTAAGCGACTATTGGTGTTGGGACCTGGAAAGCAAGTTT CCTGAATATGGGGAATTCAAGATCGCGGAGAATGTGCTGCACCTAGTCTACAATCAAGGCATGATTTG GATGGGGGCCTTCTTCTCTCCGTGTCTACCAGCCTTCAATGTCCTCAAGCTCATCGGGCTGATGTACCTGAGGAGCTGGGCAGTGCTGACCTGCAATGTCCCCCACCAGCAAGTGTTTCGAGCCTCCAG ATCCAACAACTTCTACCTGGCCATGCTCCTGTTCATGCTCTTCCTCTGCATGCTGCCAACTATCTTTGCCATTGTCCACTACAAACCGTCTCTCAACTGTGGCCCCTTCAG TGGGCAAGAGAAGATCTATGACATCGTGTCAGAGACGATAGAGAATGACTTCCCTGCATGGTTTCACATTGTGGTGGGACACATCAGCAGCCCCGTGGTGATACTCCCGGCAGTACTGCTTCTATT CATGCTCATCTACTACCTTCAGAGCATCGCCAGGTCCCTGAAACTCAGCAGCCAGCAGCTCAGGATGCAGATCCAAAAC GCAAGATCTGAAGACAAGAAAAAAGTTGCCCAGATGGTAGAGG TACTACCTTCACCTAGTGATgcctggcaggcaggcctggctGCTGAAGCAGATTCCAGAGAAAAGCTCCAAA CTCGAATCCAGACTCATGAAGAAAGCACCAAGAGGCTTCTAAAGGAAGGTGACCTCATCAGCCAGCTGTCCTCAGCATACTTGGCAATGCCCCAAAACAATGGCACCATGGTCAACTTTGACTCTCTGAGTAGCAAGAGCCTCAGGATGGAGACGGTCACAAGGTCCCTGCCCCAGAGTCCTGGGCAAGGGTCCAGGGGCCCCTGCTCTCCTCTTCCAGGTGGATCCAGATCAAAGCCAGAGCAGGACTCCAGCAG GTACCCACATGGGCCATGTGCCAGCACAGGCAACCTCCACAAGAACAGATCCTACACATCCGTGATACAGACACAGCCCCTCAAGGATGTCCGTTCAGAGCCTCTTTCCCGGAAAGACTTTCAGCCAATCAGACCTCGTTTCTGTGGGCCTGGAGTCTCTGCCTTGATGACACATGGCCACAGACCCCGTACTCCCAGATACTATGTTGTAAATGAACGTGACTGTCACAGAAAgacccacccaactttctggccAGAAAGGCATTTCAAGATAGATGCCTTAGGTGACATTGTGGAGCTGCACCCCAGGAACGTGCAGCAGTACATGTCCTGGGCCCCCCACCAGCCTTGCTCACCACAGCTgagtgaagaagaggaggagatgcTGAGGGCAGATTTGGTCCAATGGTCGATCCCCCACGGCTCCCTGACAGACCTTCCTCAGGCTTCTCGTTTTTACACTGGCGACAGACCAGAAAGTGGGGCCAGAGACCCCGAGTACCAGCGAAGGATGTACTACCGATATGGGGATACTAGTTTTGAGGGGCAGCTTGAGGGGCCCACACTTGTACACAAAAAGCCACGACTCAGGAATGTCCATTACCCACAGCATCCTCTGACGCCCAGAGTCAAAGCCAAGTTCGAACCATCCTTAACAGAATCTGATTCCGTGTCAGCGGCATCCAGCAGTGACCAGCAGAACAGCAACAATGACCAGTACCTGCAGGTCATGTCCAGCCAAAGCAGATTCCCAAGGTCTGCCAGCCAGCTGGGCAGGAGGAAGGCCAAGTCCAGGCAGGCACTGCCCACGGATCTAAATGACCTAATTTGTTCGAATGTCTAG